One genomic region from Rothia dentocariosa ATCC 17931 encodes:
- the pyrR gene encoding bifunctional pyr operon transcriptional regulator/uracil phosphoribosyltransferase PyrR: MSGTSVPYEPGAHPIGAPIKTPNEGHTILSDDEIRRALTRIAFEILESNKGTDNLVLLGIRSRGYPLAQRLAQRIQTNDSNFDLKNGLGALDITSYRDDLTDEEYENRSAGESLIPVGGLDGKNVVLVDDVLYSGRTVRAALDALNEYGRPALVRLAVLVDRGHRQLPIRADHVGKNLPTSALEKVRVVLEETDNATDRVDIIQLEGQLS, encoded by the coding sequence GTGTCGGGGACATCTGTACCCTATGAGCCTGGTGCGCATCCCATAGGCGCGCCAATAAAAACGCCCAATGAAGGGCACACTATCCTTAGCGACGATGAGATCCGTCGCGCTCTTACACGTATTGCTTTTGAAATTCTTGAGTCTAATAAGGGAACCGATAACCTGGTGCTTTTAGGTATTCGGTCTCGGGGATACCCGTTGGCACAGCGTCTGGCACAGCGCATCCAGACAAATGACTCAAATTTTGATCTCAAAAATGGCCTGGGCGCTCTCGATATTACATCGTATCGCGATGACCTCACCGATGAGGAATATGAAAACCGCAGCGCGGGGGAGTCCTTGATCCCGGTGGGCGGTCTCGACGGCAAAAATGTGGTTCTCGTCGATGATGTTCTGTACTCCGGCCGCACTGTTCGGGCCGCATTGGACGCCCTTAACGAATACGGACGTCCGGCTCTGGTGCGTCTTGCCGTGTTAGTTGATCGCGGGCACCGGCAACTCCCAATTCGCGCCGACCACGTGGGAAAAAACCTTCCGACCAGTGCCTTAGAGAAGGTTCGTGTGGTACTCGAAGAAACGGATAACGCCACAGACCGCGTTGATATCATTCAGCTGGAAGGACAGCTTTCATGA